In Cellulomonas sp. JZ18, the DNA window CAGCGGACCCCGCCGGGCGCCGGCCGCGATGTCGAGGTTCTGCAGCACGGTGAGCTCGTCGAAGACGCTCGCGGTCTGGAACGTCCGCCCCACGCCCGACCGCGCGATGCGGTGCGACGGCCGCCCGAGCAGGTCGACGCCGCCGAACTGCGCCGACCCGCCGGCCGCGACCAGCCCGGTGAGGGCGTCGACGACCGTGGTCTTGCCGGCGCCGTTCGGGCCGATGAGAAAGCGCAGGTCGCCCTGGGTGACGGTGAGGTCGACGCCGTCGACCGCGACGAAGCCGTCGAACTCGACCCGCAGGCCGCGCACCTCGAGGTAGTCGTGCCGGAACCGGGCGGCCGGTGCGGCGAGCACCTGCTCGAGCGCCTCGGTGTCGAGCCGCCCGGCCTCGGCCGCCGGTGTCGTGTCGCTCATGCGTGCCTCCCGGCGGAGTCGACGGTGTCGGTCGTGACGTCGGGTGTGCCCGCCGGCGGGTCCGCCGGGACGCCGCCCGCGCTGCCCGCACCGGGCCGCACGTCGGACGCCGGCCCCACCGCGGGGACCGCGGCCCCGCGCGCCCGCCGCCGGCGCAGCGCCCCGCCGAGGCTCGCGAGCCCGTTCGGCAGGAACGCGACGACGCCGATGAACAGGGCCCCCTGGAAGTAGGTCCAGAACGAGGGGAACTGCTCGGACAGGCTGGTCTCGGCCCACGACACCGCGATGGACCCGAGCACGGGCCCCAGCAGGGTCGCGCGCCCGCCGATGGCCACGCCGACCAGCAGCGCGATCGACGGCACCACGCCGACGTCGGCGGGCGAGATGATCCCGGCGACGGGCGCGAACAGCGCGCCCCCGACCGCCGCGAACGCCGCGGCCACCGCGTACGCGACGACCTTGACGACCGCCGGGTCGTAGCCGAGGAACCGCACGCGGTTCTCCTGGTCGCGCACCGCGACCAGCAGCTCGCCGTAGCGCGAGCGCATGAGCAGCCGCACCGCCACGACCATGACGACGAGCACGCCGGCGGCGATGTAGTAGAGCATCCGCTTGTTCACCGGGTCGGCGAGGTCGTAGCCGAAGAACGACCGGAACCCGTTGAGCCCGTTCGTCCCACCGGTGACCTTCTGCTGGCCGACGAGCAGGATCGCGAACGCGGCCGCGAGCGCCTGCGACAGGATCGCGAAGTACGCCCCGCGCACGCGCCGGCGGAACACCGCGAGCCCGAGCACGGCGGCCAGGCCGGCGGGCAGCAGCAGGATCGCCAGCACGGTCACCACGGGCGAGCGCAGCGGCTCCCACCACCCGGGCACGACCCCGTCGCCGTACAGGAGCATGAAGTCCGGCACGCCGCCGGGCCCTGCGTCCGACAGCTTCATGTGCATCGCCATGAGGTAGCCGCCGAGGCCGAAGAACACGCCCTGCCCGAGCACGAGCATCCCGCCGCGCCCCAGGCCAGGCCGATGCCGACCGCGACCATCGCCAGGCACAGGAACTTGGCGAGCAGGTTGAGCCGGAAGTCCGAGAGCACCGCGGGCGCGACGCCCACGAGCAGCACCACCGCGAGCGCGACGCCGCCCCACACGCGCACGCCCTCGCGCCGCCACCAGGCGGGGCGGGCCACGGCCGCCTCCACGGGGCCCACCTGCGCGGCGCTCACGCGAGGCTCCGCGTGCGGACCGAGACGAGCCCCTGCGGCCGCAGCTGCAGGAACGCGACGATGACGACGAACAGCAGCACCTTGGCCAGGCTCGCGGTCGTCGAGTACTCGAAGCCGGCCTGCAGGATGCCGAGCCCGACGGCCGCGAGCACGGCGCCCTTGAGCTGGCCGATGCCGCCGACGACCACGACGAGGAACGCGTCGACGACGTACGCGGTGCCGAGCGTCGGGCCGATCGACCCGAGCAGCGTGAGCGCCACGCCGGCGACGCCGGCGATGCCGGACCCGACGAAGAACGTGAGCCGGTCCGTCGCCCGGGTCGACACCCCGGACGTCTCGGCGAGGTCGCGGTTCTGCACCGTGGCGCGGATCCGCCGGCCCAGCGGCGTCACCTTGAGCACCACCGACAGGGCGAGGACCGCGGCGACCGCGAGCGCGAGGATGAACAGCCGGCTCCTCGGCACCTCCATGCCGAGCAGCGGCACCGCCCCGGACAGCCATGACGGCGCGCGCACGTCGACGTTGGGCGCGCCGAACACGTCACGGGCGGCCTGCTGCAGCACGAGCGAGACACCGAACGTCACGAGCAGGGTGTCGAGCGGGCGCCGGTACATGCGGGAGATGAGCGTGACCTCGAGCAGCAGGCCCAGCAGCCCGCCGACGAGGAAGCCGAGCGGCAGCGAGACGAGCAGCGAGACCCCCGCGTCGGGCAGCAGCTGCTGCACGACGAACGCGGTGTACGCGCCGGCCATCATGAACTCGCCGTGCGCCATGTTGATGACGCCCATCTGACCGAACGTCAGGGCCAGGCCGAGCGCCGCGAGCAGCAGGACCGAGCCGAGGCTCAGACCCGCGAACAGCTGAGGGAGCAGGGCGTCCATCGCCGCCGCCTTCCGTCGTGGGGTGGGACGCGCCGCCGCGCCGGGCGACGACCCGGCCGGCCGAGGGGTCGGACCGGCCGGGCCGCCGCGTCAGGGACGCGCGGAGCGCGCGGGTCGGGTCAGGACAGGCCCTCGGCCCAGTCGTAGCCCTCGAGGAACGGGTCCGGCTCGATCGGGCCGTCGGACTGCCACACCGGGTAGATGAGGCCGTCCTCGCGGATCTCGCCGACGTACGCGGTCTTGGCGATGTGGTGGTTGTCGCCGTTCACGGTGACGGTGCCCTCGGGCGCGTCGAACGAGACGCCGTCCGCGGCCTCCTGAATCGCCGCGACGTCGAAGGACTCGGCCTTCTCGACCATGCCCTTCCACAGGTAGAGGGACGTGTACGCCGCCTCCATGGGGTCGGACGTCGGGCGGTCGTCGCCGTACTTGGCCTTGAAGGCGCTGACGAACTCGGCGTTCGCCGGGGAGTCGACCGTCTGGTAGTAGTTCCAGGCCGTCAGCTGGCCCGCGACGTTCTCGACGCCGATGCCGCCGACCTCCTCCTCGGCGACCGAGACGGACACCACGGGCGCCACCTCGGGGGTGAGGCCGACGTTCTTGTACTCCTTGAAGAACGCCACGTTGGAGTCGCCGTTCAGGGTGTTGAACACCGCGTCGGCGCCCGAGGCCTTGAGCTTGTTGACGATCGTCGAGAAGTCGGTGTGCCCGAGGGGCGCGTACTCCTCGCCGACGACCTCGATGCCGTTCGCCTCGGCGTAGGCGTTGATGATCTTGTTCGCCGTCCGCGGGAAGACGTAGTCGGAGCCGACCAGGAAGACCTTCGTCTTCCCCTGCTCCTTCAGGTAGTCCATGCCGGGGATGATCTGCTGGTTGGTCGTCGCGCCCGTGTAGAAGACGTTCGGCGACGCCTCGAGGCCCTCGTACTGGACGGGGTAGAACAGCAGCGCGTCGTTGCCCTCGAAGACGGGCAGCATCGCCTTGCGCGACGACGACGTCCAGCCGCCGAAGACGGCGGCCACGCAGTCGGACGAGATGAGCTTCTCGGCCTTCTCCGCGAAGACGGTGGGCTCGGAGGCGCCGTCCTCGGCGACGACCTCGAGCTGCTTGCCGAGCACGCCGCCGGCCGCGTTGATCTCCTCCGCGGCGAGGTCGAGGGAGTCGCGGACGGTCTGCTCGGAGATGGCCATCGTGCCGGACAGCGAGTTCAGGAAGCCGATCTTGATCGTGTCGCCCGACGTGTCGACGCAGGACGCGCCGCCGGAGGACGAGGCACCGGTCTCGGCGCCGGCGCGGGCGCCGCAGGCGGACAGGGCGAGCGCGGTGGCGAGGACGCCCGCGGACAGCGCGA includes these proteins:
- the urtC gene encoding urea ABC transporter permease subunit UrtC, with amino-acid sequence MLVLGQGVFFGLGGYLMAMHMKLSDAGPGGVPDFMLLYGDGVVPGWWEPLRSPVVTVLAILLLPAGLAAVLGLAVFRRRVRGAYFAILSQALAAAFAILLVGQQKVTGGTNGLNGFRSFFGYDLADPVNKRMLYYIAAGVLVVMVVAVRLLMRSRYGELLVAVRDQENRVRFLGYDPAVVKVVAYAVAAAFAAVGGALFAPVAGIISPADVGVVPSIALLVGVAIGGRATLLGPVLGSIAVSWAETSLSEQFPSFWTYFQGALFIGVVAFLPNGLASLGGALRRRRARGAAVPAVGPASDVRPGAGSAGGVPADPPAGTPDVTTDTVDSAGRHA
- the urtB gene encoding urea ABC transporter permease subunit UrtB is translated as MDALLPQLFAGLSLGSVLLLAALGLALTFGQMGVINMAHGEFMMAGAYTAFVVQQLLPDAGVSLLVSLPLGFLVGGLLGLLLEVTLISRMYRRPLDTLLVTFGVSLVLQQAARDVFGAPNVDVRAPSWLSGAVPLLGMEVPRSRLFILALAVAAVLALSVVLKVTPLGRRIRATVQNRDLAETSGVSTRATDRLTFFVGSGIAGVAGVALTLLGSIGPTLGTAYVVDAFLVVVVGGIGQLKGAVLAAVGLGILQAGFEYSTTASLAKVLLFVVIVAFLQLRPQGLVSVRTRSLA
- the urtA gene encoding urea ABC transporter substrate-binding protein; the encoded protein is MTTHPLPVRASRGRALALSAGVLATALALSACGARAGAETGASSSGGASCVDTSGDTIKIGFLNSLSGTMAISEQTVRDSLDLAAEEINAAGGVLGKQLEVVAEDGASEPTVFAEKAEKLISSDCVAAVFGGWTSSSRKAMLPVFEGNDALLFYPVQYEGLEASPNVFYTGATTNQQIIPGMDYLKEQGKTKVFLVGSDYVFPRTANKIINAYAEANGIEVVGEEYAPLGHTDFSTIVNKLKASGADAVFNTLNGDSNVAFFKEYKNVGLTPEVAPVVSVSVAEEEVGGIGVENVAGQLTAWNYYQTVDSPANAEFVSAFKAKYGDDRPTSDPMEAAYTSLYLWKGMVEKAESFDVAAIQEAADGVSFDAPEGTVTVNGDNHHIAKTAYVGEIREDGLIYPVWQSDGPIEPDPFLEGYDWAEGLS